The window TACGCCGACGAATGGCGAGCTTTTACCTCTTCGTACGTAGACGTGGAGGAGGCAGTGGCTCCCTGGCTGTCGGCCTGGAGGTGGGGCTCCGACCCTGGGGGCCTGTCTGAGAGCCCTCCCCAGGACGGAGGGCCCTGCTGGGGGGCGAAGCTCTGGTAGGCGGCCCTGCGCTCCGGGGACATGCTGTCCCACAGGCCGGAGATGGCGTCTGACACCACGGGCAGGCCGGTCTGGCCAGGCCCCAGCACCCCACAGTAGACCAGCTTCTCCACCGTCTGCCTGTAGAACAGCATGTAcctatggaggagaggaggaccagTTCCAACATGTTTAGAAATCCAGGTCGATACTCTACAGAGGACCAGGTCCAACGTGTTTAGAAAGCTAGGTCTATACTCTACAGAGGACCAGATCCAACATGTTTAGAAAGCCAGGTAGACACTACACAAGACCAGTTCCAACATGTTTAGGAAGCTATGTAGACACTCTACACAGGACCAGTTCCAACATGTTTAGAAAGCTATGTAGACACTCTACACAGGACCAGTTCCAACATGTTTAGAAAGCTAGGTAGACACTACACAGGACCAGTTCCAACATGTTTAGAAAGCTAGGTAGACACTACACAGGACCAGTTCCAACATGTTTAGAAAGCTAGGTAGACACTACACAGGACCAGTTCCAACATGTTTAGAAAGCTAGGTAGACACTCTACACAGGACCAGTTCCAACATGTTTAGAAAGCTAGGTAGACACTACACAGGACCAGTTCCAACATGTTTAGAAAGCTAGGTAGAAACTACACAGGACCAGTTCCAACATGTTTAGAAAGCTAGGTAGACACTACAgaggaaaaaaaattgaaagcTAGGTAGATACTGCACGGTGATATGAGAGCTGTGAGACTTTCAGTTGATCTGTTGATAATCTCTTCTGCAGTTCAAATTTAGAGTTTCATTTCACGCTAGTGAGGGCCACACAATATTTCCTGCTTTGTGAGGGAGGATGTCGGCTATCGCAACCTGCCATCGTGAATGAACTGATCTAATCGAATCCCTAAATCACtctccatagagagagagagggggggagacataaGACTGTGGGTGGTTGGAGAGATATAAGAGTTTGTCTTGGCCCCAGAGATAACAAGCAAGACAGGTGTTCATGGTCCCGGGCCCTGAGCTGCAGTTACTCACCACTGATCCAACAGCGTAAAGACCTCAGCAGCTAGCACTGATCCAACAGCAGCTATCTGGTGTGGATACAGCTACTATCAGCAGCAAATGTGCAACTAGGAGCTTTGGTTAAATGCCAATGAAGCTCTGTGCTTTAGAACAGAGTCAACTCAGTGAATCAACTGTGCTTGACTCTGCTTTCTGCTGGTTAGAACAGTAACTGTGATCGGCCAAGCCCAGGGTATGTCATGCTCTACTCCATGCTCCAAGTCCAGTCCGATGTGTAAGCCCCCCGTCTGTGACGCAGAGACTGCCTCGAGGCACCCACCCTTCAAACTCCAGAATGTTGGGGGCAGAGCTGACGGATGACTGTGAGGGGACAGACTCATCCATGACCTCCTccaacacctcctcctcactgctctcttccgccccctcttcctcttcatccgGCACTGGCCATCTATAGCCCTTCCTTCTGGAGCGATAGGAACTGTTTAAAGGAAAAGGGGAGTTAAGCACGTTCCGTTTTTATCCTGACCCGGTATATTGCTCAGGGTATGCTCTCACCACATGTTTACTTTCAAATACACGGATTCGTATATAAATCGACTTTGTTCCTTGTAAACTAAACCAGCTCTGCATTCATCTGTCTCGTGTGTTTAGGGCCTGCAGCCTAGCTTGCCTCGCTGTTCACTTTCTATTCAGAGACATGGGTAGCTGCTGCCCTCAAGTGGCCGTTAATCAGACTTACAGAGATAGGCTACAGCCAACTATACCTGCGGTTAGGGTATAAATTGCGGTATTCCTCTCGTACTTCTTCCAAACTGCGTGGGCCATCTTCGTTACCGAGGTAAATTCCTTGCGAGTGGccgtaaaaataaaaacaattgaaTAAACAAATGTGTGACTGTTGGGATAGCACATATATTATGGGTTGGGTATACCTCAGTAGTAGAGTATTTGGCTGCTGCTAGCGTTTGCTAAATAAAGGTATTATTACTACATAATTCATGTTGTATATACTAATATGTGTACCGTAACTGACCCTCACCCTTCAACATCAGCAGTCTGCTGAGGTAGCTCTCCTGCTCACGGAGAAACCCCTTAGCATGGTCCAAGATCTTCCACTGATGCAATTACATCGCAGggaattgatttagtttaataTTGAGATGTTTTCTGTGACAGCAGGTAACATTCTATACAAGCATTAAAATTCGCCTGAGTATGACTAAAGGGTCTGTGCATACAGTACCTTGGCAGGAGTTTTGTTGGAAGTTGGACAGACGACAGTTTTTAGTGTCTCGAACAGGCTGGCTAGGGTGGCTCTATGGCGGGCTTGGAgagctcttctcctctgcttctggtgctcctctgggtctctcttcctcccgccACCGGCATGAGTCTCTCCGCCTCTGCTGCTTGACATGGTACTGGTTCACAAGACAACTGCCGCCAAGTCAATTATTATTTGTTGTTAGGTGGGATAACTGTCTTGATCTAGAGTGGACGAATTAAACATGCCCAATATACATTTTCAAACCTAAATTAATAACAAAGATTGATAATGGATGCAATTTCATAGCAGATGTTAATATGCTCCTTTGCTCCCTAAAATAAtatatagctagctagttatcTAACCAGCATAAATCATGCAGCCAGCTAGCTCATGTTCAAAATCTACCCACTGAAAAGTTCGAGATGATTTCTTGTTTGCTAGGAACTTCAAACTATTTTAAGCGTGGAGCTTCGACCCTTTTCCCACTATTTGCCCACGTGAAATACAAAGAGAGATCAAGATGGTCCTGCTTTCTTTTTTGTGATATTATGAAAATGCCGCCCCCTAGTGGCAGTAAAATAATTATCATGTTTTTGGAAGGAAAAAAACGAAACCAGATTAGATTtatttgatttagtttattccATAACTCCTATGATATTCAGAAGATATCAACAATTTAACAAATAAGATTTTGTTAAAAACACAATGTAACATTTAAAGGGATGAGGTTTAACATGTGAAACACTTAAACCAGTTACATACAGAGAACATCATAAATTTGGCTTCAGACCAATTTGGCAGCTTTGTTTTGGGAAACATTGTCAACAAAGGTACTTCATGGAGGGAGGCAGCTCCACAGAAACGATTCACACTCACAGGCAGCATACTCCATTGACGACTCACAGGGCCAGGGGAAACTACGTCAGTGGCAGGTAGCATACACAGCATGTCTCTGGGCGGAGAAGAACGAAGGACAGGACTCATTTGAAACCAGAAGCTTTGTTAACAGTTGCACCCACTTCTGCCAACCTTTCAAAAGCAGGCCTTTCTCTAAAACTAATATCAGTACCTTCCGGAACGGTAAGGGTCACCAGCACACTGACGTCTTTGTGCCTTTGTCAGACTTCATGGGAATAAACGAAGGCGCTAACCATGTAAACACTGCAGTGCGCGTGGCTGATTTAATCAAGCTCCTAGTGTGCCATTGATGGACTGTTGTCGGCGTCAGAAGTACAGCACAGCTGTGTACATGAATGATACACTCTGTGTGAAGTAGGGAGAGATTCGTGTTGGGTATTTTGATGGGTTGAAAATAGTAAGGAATAAGGCTGGATATCTCCAGTCTGCACAGTACAAGGATAGCAGCTTAAAGGATCCAGGTTTCACAATTCACAAATGGCAGAAATTGGGTCAAAACAATAAACAGTCTACAACTTGGTAATCCTCCAgtcgacaaaacacacacacacactcgcacacacgcattcaTGACACATAATTCCTTGATATGCAGGAAGAAATACAAAATAACTTGACGTTCGGCAAGAAGAACAGGCCACACGAAGGTAGAGAATGGCTAACTACTTCAGACTTCAGGCCCCGATGCAGAAACCACAATATCTGTGGTGACTTTTACAAGAAGTGTGCCACACACTGCCTTACACAATATTATGAATGACAGAAAATTGTTCATGCCAGTCTTTATTTATGggaatgttgttgtgtttcctgATAAAGTCCTAACACCACTTGTAAGGTATTATTTGAGATAGGCTATGGCTTTTGCCCTGATTGGGTTAAGAGGGGGCCAGTCTGTGGGGAAAAAataactagcaccccatttttgttttttaatagCAGGTGTCCCCTCCCCCTTGTGTACTAGGTATAGAGTATCTTTTCATCCTTCAGTCAGAGTACATGGATCAGTatagaaaaatatataaatcaggacaaaaatgcattacaaaaataaattaaatgagCAAAGTCATCCAAAGTCTACTTCCACATGACAACTTCACACAAATATGGACTGATATTGCACATATAGGGATTTCTTCCAATATGAAGTAAATCACTAACACAAGttgtagaaaaaaaaacacaagctaGGACTCCAAAATGATCAAAGGTTGCATGCCCTGTCTGAGTTTATttagtttcatttttttttcttcagagaGAACGCAGCTTGTTCCCCAGTCACACAGTATCAGCCGGCCAGTGTCAAATCGTACCATCcatgtgtcacttcctgttgcaGAGTTTCACCACGCCCCccacaaaaacaataaaaatcTGCTTGTTCAAGAAAGAATATGTCACTGGTGAAGTTGGTTAAAGGCACAGGTTTCCAAAAGGGTAGTAGTTGGATTTCTGTGGGTCTTCCCGTAGCTGAAGGAAGGTGGTGTTGTCGTCAAGTCCTGGTCTGGTggctgggtggggagggtggggttcgGGCTGTCCTGgcgtgtgtggtgggtggtgtggggtctctgggctgcctctctgtaaggggggggggggggattcaagCAGGACAAAAAAGAAAGGGAGTAGAAGAAGTTCCATGTTATTTTATTATTCATCAGGTTTATCGCTTTTGCAGTTTCACCTTGAAAGTCTTGTACTTCGTTTTTCTCATAGCCTGgtgaaaaatgtaaatatttcaaATAAACACAGACAATACAGTTTATGCATACTGTATATCTAGCCGTGACAGACACCCTGCTATTGCTTATAACAATCCATCAATCCATGATAATTAACACATACTGATTGAAATTGCAGCAGGTCAATATTATCAATGTTCCCATTAGCCCTGGGACAGATTATTGGTTGttgcagagaggggggagaaggcagACGGCTCTGGTTGTCTCTCACATTGTTCCCACACTATTTTCCGGGAAGTTCTTTCGAGAGATTAGACAGTCTGTTCACTGTAGCAGTGACGTATGCGGTCTTCAGTACTCCCATTGAACGATTGCACAGCGTAGGAGTAGTGCCATGCCGACCATGTATACTATTTCGCACGCCACCAAGagagtctctctatctctacctaGCTCGttacccatctctctttctctctccctccttttccccaCCTTCCTCGAACCTTGGCGAGTGTCTGTCCCGACACTCATCACGGATGATTGGGATCGCAGGAGCAGTCGGTGgatggcggggagggggggagggggggggggttggagattAAGGGGCGTCGGGGCAGCAGCCGTGCCTCAGCGACAACATCAGTGGATCCCGAGCGGCGAGCGGCGAGCCCCACCCACTTCCCATCTTCCTCGAAGTTAAGCCGCCCGGCGGTGGCAGATGGCGCCCGGCAACAGCAGCGGCAGCGGAGGCCTGGCGTGGGCCCCTCGCCGCTTCTGTGGTTATGAATGATTGCATCGTCTTAGGCATTAAGTTGGATCAGTGTAATCCAGAGGAGCATATGCAGCGGCCCGCCCGCCAAATCCCTCGTGCAGGGGGAGCCTCTCCCTCATCGGTCCCCtcgcaccctcccctccctcccccttcaccttccctccatctctccctctctctctctctctctccctctccctctctctctcccccccgtcaTCCCCTCCGCCCCGTCTGTAAACAAAACAAGCTAGCACGTCGACCTGAACGGGGAGGGACCGAGCGTGCCGAGCCCTGAAATCGGTCCGGACGACTTGATTGGGCAGAGGGGACGCTCGCCTGACTCCGCAACACACCTGTCGTGAGTTCTCTCACTGTGTACAGCAGGTGGAGATCTGTTGGAAATGTGTCACTGGACACTGATCTGTCATTGGCGATTGACATGGTGCTGAAGGTACAATCCGAATCGTGACCTCCCTCTACCCTACTTTTTCTGAAACCAAATTCCCTGCCATGGGAAATTAATGTTTAACTTTAAGGGCAAGGATGGACTTAGAGTAAAAACCTAAAGCTTGCGAGTGGTCTTTTTAAATACATTGCTGCAGTAAATCTCCTGGAATCCACTGGAACAAAAGTGCCAGGAAAAAAGGGCACAAGgaatagtgtgtgttgtgtgcatgtctgtgcattttgcagtgtgtgtgtgtgcggggcgcATGCCTACATGTGCGCGTGCacgtgtgcatgggtgtgtgcatCCTCGAAGCACTGTAGCTACCcatcattcaaacacacacacacacagcctctttaAAGTCCCATCTGGGCCGCTAAGATAAGAATTCTTTTGAAAGacggcccctctctcctcggaGCTGAGACCCAGGGAGGCCACTCTGCCTTGCTTCCCCCCTTTCGGGTCAGTGGACTGGGACAAAACCCGAGCGGCCTCGCAGCGCTGGATGTGCCCGTGGCCTGCTCATCCTTTCCTGTCCCCTTTCTCCCTTCTTGCAGACCTTGACACAAAGTGCCCAGCAAGCCTGGCTGGGGCTTGTGATGATGTTAAGTGGCTCGGCTTTTTGGCCCCGGGGTGGTTGTGTGGATGGGCAGGGGTtgcggaagggggggggggggggggcaggggttgagggaggggggggggcagcaggggggagTTTTTATCCCCCGAAACACTGCCCAGCGTCCACTTatgggacaccagagagaggctGCGATCGTCACGTCCTGTCATGGCTGGAGGTGAGTGCTATTCCCCCGCTAACACTGTCGACAGGAGCAGGCTACAGTCCTTGCTACACTGGCCGGAAACGCAGACATTCAACTGTTAAGATCTCCAGCCCATGTCGTCGGGCTCCTAAAACCCAAACAGCGAAGCAAGCAGCAAATGTCCCACTGTTCTGTACGAGGTGACCGACCGTGTGACTAGCAGGGAGCGCGCCGCACAATGCTAGCTCAGCACACAGATCCCCCAGAGCCCTCACCGGGGCACGTGATTGCtgtttgtctccccccccaTGTCACATCCTTAGCACTCTTCCTGCTTCAGTCTCACTCTCtcgatcccccccccctgtctctctctctcttcctctcctcctctctctctgccgagACTCATGCATCCGTGACGGGGCTGGCTGAGGCGAGTGGAGCCCGACATGGTTTGCCCTGCCGCTGGGCTCCCGTGGCGTGCCGGGGAAAACCTCCCTGACAGACCGCAGGAAGTGCAGAAGAGCCCCCGGCGATGAGAACCAGCGCTGCGTGGGATTAGAGGCACTCCCTGACacacaggctgggctgggctcagGTGTTCTTCtgccagacatacacacacacacacatccacactcgcaaacacacacagtatgaaaCAGACactagcacacagacacactgtgtgaGTGGCACTACTGTAAAAGAGGACACAGCTGGATATTGTTTATTTCCTCTTAGTCatcattcccctctctctctctctctctctctctctctctctctctctctctctctctctctctctctttctgtctctgtctctctcgctctctctctttctctctctctgtgtctctctgtgtctctctttatctctctctctctctctttatctctctctctctctctctctctctctgattctctctctctcgttcagaTCGTCTGCTTTTATCTCAGGTTGAACAGAACATACTGGAAGAGTCAGTCGGGCCCCATTCACAAAGCCAAGAGAAGCCCCTCACATAATGCCTTCAGATTAACCACATATTCCGATCTGCCCTTCTGCTCCCCGCCCCTCACGTCCGATGGTCCACTCTGAGTGATGTAATCACTGATTGTCCtcacctcatcccccctcctcctcgtggTCCCAGCCCTTCATAACATTAGCGTTGTCTATGGATGGGTGGGCGGCTGGAAGCCACCGTCAGACAATCCTGCTTCTGGGCCCCCCCAGGAGTGATTACTGAAGAGATTAAAGCGcccgacccccccctccccgccccccctagCGATTGCTAGGTTCCGCAGGGCGATATGAAATAGGTTCGGCCCCTGAAACTTGGTGTCCCACAACCTTGTTATCATAAACAAGAGCACCGTGGTACTGTGGAGCATATTGATTTGAGATGAAGGCGACACCGTTCATaagatgtgtgttcatgtctgtcaTCTGGCTGGGGGGGATGAACTGTACCGATCACCGCCACTAGATGGCGATCCCGTTTTTCTCTGCCAAAAATCCTTGTCACtggtttgattttttttttaatgttgttttttttgtaagtctCATGGGAGTTCGGGACAGTTTGTTTACTCTTGCTTCATTTCGTTTGGCTTGATTTCCTGTGGTACACCCAGGCAGAAACATTTCacagaacaacaacagaaaTGATACGCCCCTCCCGTTGTGGCATATAGCAGGTTATTAAGACCGTTCCGAAAGGATTATCTTGTCTGTACATTTTTCTAGAAAGCTGTGGCGGGAGGGGGCGTCGAGGGTGCCGGGGTTGGCATGCAGACGCTGACACTTCGTACAACATGGAGACGCATTTCAGCTCCTCCgtcgaggaggagggagtgattgCGCTGCACATGGCTTCATCTGCCCCGGAAAACGCGTCAAGATCAGTctgtcacacgctcacacacacactcactcacgaaCACCCTTTCCAcataccccccctctcctttcctccccctttctctctccccttcctccctttctccccgtcactctccttctctacccCTCTCGTTCAATTTCTcactccccctgtccctctctcgtcCGAGATAATCTGTAATCTATATTAAGATGAAATCATGGCATTCAAACTGGACTTATTcacctctctaccctccccccccccccccccccccctttccccccactGGAAAATTTAAAGCATTAATGTAACATCCATTTAACGATGTAAAGCAGATTAGAAGCAGCTTTAGTCTGTAGGACTGTATGGGTCCGTTGGAGAATCATTATCCCATCCTGGAGAGGGAAGTTGAGGTTGTGCTTTGCATCCAGGAATCCACAATGGCGTGATCTGTTTTTCGGAACACAGGCAATGGGAAGGCTCATCCAGCACAGTTTAGAATTGATGAGCATAAACAATAGTGGATGATGTTTGTATTAACACAGCTGGCCTGCTGTCCAGGACTGTACAGTAGGTTGTCATACTGCACACCACTTAAAGTGGGGTCAAATAGAAATTCTCCACGGTACTGACTTAAACCTACAAAGCTTATGTTTTGGGTGCTTGAATGTTCTTAGTGGTTTAGTAAAAATGTATATATCGATACAAGATAGtacaaataaaaacattaaacttaaacattaaacacacagacagtataTTGAAAGGGTTGATTTTCTTTCAGACTGTCAGGAGAACCAATTGCTAAAAGCCATTTAAAGAAAACGGCCCAGTTAGAAAGGATGTTTGCTGTCTCCAGGGGACAtgaagggaggctgggaggtgagagTCCTCAAAAATCCTGAAAGGCGAgatgtctatttatttattgagaTTTTTTCCATTCAACCTGACCTTTTCTGACCGAACCGAAGATGGCTGGGGGATCACGGTGGTTCTCTGCATTATGTACTTAACTGACACCGCTAATCCATAGCAGGTCAGTCGACACCATACATCAGGCTCTCTCTATGATGTCGTATTAAAGGGGACATACAGTGTTCCAGaaaaatctagattaaaaaagtGATATTTGGCACATAAATCTGAGATTCGGGTGATCCTAAAATCAGATTAAAGGgctggtgatgaaaataaatacgAGAAAAGAAACGATACTATAAACAGCATGTCTATTTCAACCATTTTATAGTTATTTCACCCATGGTGCAGGTTATCACTTCCAACCACACTGAGCAGATCGGCTTTGTTCAGTCCATGGCTGCAGTTGTTATTATTCTTGTGTACCATTTCTACCGATTTTGGAATACAGATTTGGGGGTTTGTTTATCTGTCTACAAAACGTAGAGAGGAGAGCCGACAGACTACAGACGCGTACTAGATGTGAGTCTGGTGAAACTCCCAAGCCGAAGCTAGTTTTAGCATGTCACACAGTGGCCTTGTATGGCCATGCTAACACAGGCTTGCCTCGGCACACCATGCCTGCCCTCTGCCCTCCGTCTCAAAGTGTGTGGGCGCAACACGCGTCTCCTAACCACTAATCCCAGTTCATGTCTCAGTAAGACCACAGTGAGGGCAGAGGCTTTAGCCTttggacagagatggagatgggaAGCCCCGACGCCAGCCAGACATCCAATTGTCACACGCTGGTGTGGCAACACTCCTTTTGGAAACtcccacatgcacaaacatccACAGCACACAGGGTCAGAGCGTTTAAAGGGATGACTAACAACACCACTGACCACTGACCCCCGGAAAGGAGCCCGGACCAAGCGGATTATTGACAGgcatgtgtgctagtgtgtggtTGAAGCTACTGTATGGCTAGTCATGATTATTTTAGAACCATCTATCTGTCCCCAGTGTGGCATGTGTAAAGGTAATCTATACCAATAGGCTGGAAGGCACAATGGCAGCCATGCAGAGACGGCTACAGTAGCAAACCAATAGAAGAGTTCAGTACGAGGTCAGCTGACACAAACCAGGAAGGGGGACACATTTCCAGCTGTTTCAACAGGAAACGTCTGCAACCCGGCGACAGACAGCACACCTACGCCGTGAGAAACACCGCGCCGAATACGTGCGTGATCGTGCGCACACATACAGGGGGCgtccacacgcatgcacacacgcacacggtaCATGTTGACACAGAGTAATCCAATCAGGGCCGCCTCATGCGTGAGCGTCGCGGCACGTGGTAATCCAACGTGCCGGCCCCCACGCCGCGGCTAGCCCGGCGGGCTGCGAGGGTTACGTGACGCAGAGGTGCCCCCTCGGCCGTGGGTAATGAGACGGGGCCGCACAGGATTTTCCTTCCTCCCCGGCAGGCTAAAAATAGCCACCCAattcaggagggggggggggggggggggggctttgctCGTTTGAACccaaacaccccctcccccccaccccacccccaccactgaTGTCCGCCATTCCTCTTAGCCAAATGGAGACCCAAATCCCTTACGACTGAGCTGTGAGCTCGGACGTGGGCTCCGTCGCTTGTCTTCTCTGACGGCTGGCGACAGGGTTGGACACGACGCGCTGCTGCTCCGTCGCAGGCTTGTAACCAAGCTACCGTGTGTTTTCTCCCCGTGGAGTGTCTTTCTAAAGCGCCGTTACAACCTGGGGAGAGTTTCTTTTTCTAAGTGACATTGTGATTTTCTTTTTAAGCCAGTATAGGCGGGAATTGACGAGGATGATGGGGATTGGTTCAACCCGAAATATCAGAGGCAGGATTTCTGTTGCAGTATCAAAGCAGGCATTGACGTATTGCAGTGACACGTGAAGCATTATTTACAATATCAATATGGGTATGTATGAAGAGAACACAAAGGACGATAGATCCAGACTGACAACTCGTTTGCGGTGTTTGACATTGACCGTTGTGAGTTGGACGAGATCCTCTTTAGACTGACCTTGGGTCAAAGTGAATTCATTACTCAGTGGCTGGCTAGCACTGTAC of the Osmerus mordax isolate fOsmMor3 chromosome 17, fOsmMor3.pri, whole genome shotgun sequence genome contains:
- the LOC136960281 gene encoding stimulated by retinoic acid gene 8 protein-like; translated protein: MSSSRGGETHAGGGRKRDPEEHQKQRRRALQARHRATLASLFETLKTVVCPTSNKTPAKWKILDHAKGFLREQESYLSRLLMLKGIYLGNEDGPRSLEEVREEYRNLYPNRSSYRSRRKGYRWPVPDEEEEGAEESSEEEVLEEVMDESVPSQSSVSSAPNILEFEGYMLFYRQTVEKLVYCGVLGPGQTGLPVVSDAISGLWDSMSPERRAAYQSFAPQQGPPSWGGLSDRPPGSEPHLQADSQGATASSTSTYEEDLLQDACDVMKKEMDSAAKDSYEADDSRQSGDLEKLREVVMCLVKTQTPQKQETPQNLSVTDNYDELQLRCSESFDSEDM